The DNA window GTATCGCGGTTGATGTCACCGACCAGCAGCGCCGCGACCTCTGCGGGTCGCGCCATGGAAGCGGTAGAGAACTCGGCCTGCGGTACCCACCGCTCAGGCATCGCGCCGACGAACAGTTCATATTCGTCGGGTTCGAGGAACATGATGCGAGTGGCATAGATCTTCGGCAGCCGGGTTCCAGAGCACGGGTTGTAGGGGATCAATGATTGCGGCTTGAGCGTCGCCGCTGCTTTCATCGCCGAGGACAGGAATCCGTGTTTGTTGTGGATCGTCTTCGGCTTGAACTCCTTCTCCTCCTGCATGTGGATGACCCACTCGGCGTCGGTGAACTGGGTGACCGCGTCGATGGGCATGTGTCCCATGAAGGGATCGATGTCATTGTCGATGTACTGCCGGTACTTCTTCTTGGTGTACGGCTCGATGCCGCTGAGGTGATCGACGTAGATCCGGCACCATTCGGTGACCGTCGGCGCGACAACGATCGCGCTGCGCTGCACCTCGAGGATGCGCAGGGCCTCGATCGGCCCGACCTTCTCAAGCAGATCTGCGAACTTCTGCGCAGGTTCGTAGTCATCGAAGGTTTCGGAGGTCTGCTTGGGCGTGTTGCCGGGACGCGGCAGACGGAAGGGCACTTTCCAGGTGACAGAACCGTCACTGTTGGTGCGTGAACGTGGAGTGGGCACAAAGTCCTCCATGATGATGGTGACTGTGCCGACATCCCGTGGGATGCATGATGTTGACCGGAATGTTGACAGCCGGTCAGAGATCCAATTGAATCTTACCTCTGACCAGCCGCAACGTGTGTGGGCGAAGGGGGACTTGAACCCCCACGTCCCGAAGGACACTGGCACCTGAAGCCAGCGCGTCTGCCATTCCGCCACTCGCCCGAGCGACTCGGAGACAGTATCACGAGGGTCGACCGGACACGAAATCGGCGCCTGGCGGCCTTCGATCGCAGGCCAGGCGACCACGGGAACCCGCTGGGCTTTCCAGGAGTTACAGGTGTGGACGATCGTGGATATCATGCAATGAACGTGGTCGATACGCGACACGCCATATCCGCGTGTCGTTGTTATGAATCAGTACAGACGCTCACCGAAGGGAGGCCGAGATGGGCATCGTTTCTCGATTCGAGCGTCGCCTGCAAGGCGCCGTCGGTGATGTGTTCGCACGGGCCTTCGGGGGCAGTGTCGTCCCCCAGGAGGTCGAGGCGGCGCTCAAGCAAGAAGCCACCGACAATATCCAGGATCTGGGTGGCGGACATCTGTTGGCGCCCAACAGTTATGTGATCACCATCAACACCTCTGATCACCAACAACTCGACGCCGACCACGAGCTCACCACCCGCGCGTTCGCCAAACACCTCCAGGACTATATCCGCGAGCAAGGCTGGCAGACCTACGGCGAAGTACACGTGGCATTCGAGGCATCACTTACGCTGCACACCGGACAGTTCAGGACGAGCGGTCGGGTCGATCCCGACATCGGCCGCCGAGCCACCCCGGCTCGTAGCCCCGAACCCCCGCCACAACGACCTGCAAACCCGCAACCAGGAGCTGGCCCCATGACGCAGAACTCAGGCTACGACCCAAGCCGTGAGCCCGCGGAGTCCGATCCACGCAACCGCGGGTACGCACCGCCGCCAGCGGGGCGGCCCGGGCCGCCGAACGGTGCGTACCGCGACGACTACGGCCGGGGCGGCGCGCCCTATGGCGGTGGCGCCGACTATCCGGCGGCGGACCCGCAGCAGGGTTACGGCGAATACCAGAACGGCTACGACTACCAGCAGGGTGGCCAGGGCTACCAGGAGCCGGGTTACGGCGGTGGCCAGCAGGGCTATGGCGAGCGTGGCGGCTACGGCCAGCAGCAAGGTGGCTACGCCGAGCAGGACTACGCCCAGCCCGGGTACCAGGAGCCGGGTTACGGTCAGCCGGGCTATGGCGAACAGGGCTACGGACAGCAGGGCTACGCCCAGCCCGGCTACGGCGAGCAGGGCTACGCCGACCAGGGCGGATACGGCCAGCAGCCGGGCTACGGACAGCAGGGCTACGCCCAGCCCGCCTATGGCGAACCGGG is part of the Nocardia sp. NBC_00565 genome and encodes:
- a CDS encoding tyrosine-type recombinase/integrase, which encodes MPTPRSRTNSDGSVTWKVPFRLPRPGNTPKQTSETFDDYEPAQKFADLLEKVGPIEALRILEVQRSAIVVAPTVTEWCRIYVDHLSGIEPYTKKKYRQYIDNDIDPFMGHMPIDAVTQFTDAEWVIHMQEEKEFKPKTIHNKHGFLSSAMKAAATLKPQSLIPYNPCSGTRLPKIYATRIMFLEPDEYELFVGAMPERWVPQAEFSTASMARPAEVAALLVGDINRDTGAVDITKAWKYTGGKLKLGPPKTQRGVRVTNVPMETLDLLDLNRPAHELLFQTQHGNPVRPCYFYQKAFVPALKSLIVLDEKGEVVSDELNGKRPSPYWLRHTGISWRLLGGAPLFVVSRDAGHESAVITDKTYGHLDRSASAEAAQVFAARLPRLHRPILSLAA
- a CDS encoding DUF3662 and FHA domain-containing protein, whose product is MGIVSRFERRLQGAVGDVFARAFGGSVVPQEVEAALKQEATDNIQDLGGGHLLAPNSYVITINTSDHQQLDADHELTTRAFAKHLQDYIREQGWQTYGEVHVAFEASLTLHTGQFRTSGRVDPDIGRRATPARSPEPPPQRPANPQPGAGPMTQNSGYDPSREPAESDPRNRGYAPPPAGRPGPPNGAYRDDYGRGGAPYGGGADYPAADPQQGYGEYQNGYDYQQGGQGYQEPGYGGGQQGYGERGGYGQQQGGYAEQDYAQPGYQEPGYGQPGYGEQGYGQQGYAQPGYGEQGYADQGGYGQQPGYGQQGYAQPAYGEPGYAEPGYGEQGYAAPEEQGGYGQAYSQQPGYGAQGGGYAAPAYGAGAQAGSGYSATLQLDDGSGRTYQLREGSNIIGRGQDAHFRLPDTGVSRRHIEVRWDGQTAMLSDLGSTNGTLVNGSPVQDWQLADGDVIRAGHSEILIRIV